A genomic region of Candidatus Cloacimonadota bacterium contains the following coding sequences:
- a CDS encoding DUF3108 domain-containing protein, whose translation MSADERRLPVKVRSEVAVGHFTLELTRIENVGPGWNE comes from the coding sequence ATTTCTGCCGACGAGCGCCGCCTGCCGGTGAAGGTCCGCAGCGAGGTGGCCGTGGGCCACTTCACGCTGGAGCTGACCCGCATCGAGAACGTTGGGCCGGGCTGGAACGAATGA
- the purM gene encoding phosphoribosylformylglycinamidine cyclo-ligase: MPKRTDAYKAAGVDVEAAGEFISRIKKMVAGTFTKGVVTDIGGFGGLFKLDLNNVENPVLVAGTDGVGTKLKLAFQFDRHDTIGIDLVAMSVNDVLVQGAKPLFFLDYFATSKLDTERAVSVLSGVADGCKQSGCALLGGETAEMPGFYAEGEYDLSGFCVGIVDDRRIVDGSTITIGDRILGLASSGLHSNGYSLARKVFDASGLKPSDPFPGDEARTAAEVLLQPTRIYVQPVLNLLRDLTIKGMVHITGGGFYDNVPRVLPKGVAASFSFGSWPVPPVFRWLKEQGGLDWPTMLQTFNCGVGYMLIVGKDVEEDVRNRLKGMDLEAYVIGEIVKAKSGQEQVVVSFPAESY, translated from the coding sequence ATGCCCAAGCGTACGGACGCCTACAAGGCCGCCGGAGTGGATGTCGAAGCCGCCGGCGAATTCATCTCGCGCATCAAGAAAATGGTTGCCGGAACCTTCACCAAGGGTGTGGTCACGGACATCGGCGGCTTCGGCGGCCTGTTCAAGCTCGACCTGAACAACGTGGAGAACCCCGTGCTGGTGGCCGGTACCGACGGCGTGGGCACCAAGCTCAAGCTGGCCTTCCAGTTCGACCGCCACGACACCATCGGCATCGATCTCGTGGCCATGAGCGTCAACGACGTCCTGGTCCAGGGCGCCAAGCCGCTGTTCTTCCTCGACTACTTCGCCACGAGCAAACTCGACACCGAGCGCGCCGTGAGCGTGCTCTCGGGCGTCGCCGACGGCTGCAAGCAATCCGGCTGCGCCCTGCTGGGCGGCGAGACGGCCGAGATGCCGGGCTTCTACGCCGAGGGGGAGTACGACCTCTCGGGCTTCTGCGTGGGCATCGTGGACGACCGGCGCATTGTGGACGGTTCGACCATCACCATTGGGGACCGGATTCTGGGTTTGGCCTCCAGCGGCCTGCATTCCAACGGCTACTCCCTGGCGCGCAAGGTGTTCGACGCCTCCGGCCTGAAGCCCTCCGACCCCTTCCCCGGCGACGAAGCCCGGACTGCGGCCGAGGTGCTCCTCCAGCCCACGCGGATCTACGTCCAGCCGGTGCTCAACCTGCTGCGCGACCTGACCATCAAGGGCATGGTGCACATCACCGGCGGCGGCTTCTACGACAACGTGCCGCGCGTCCTGCCCAAGGGCGTGGCCGCGAGCTTCAGCTTCGGTTCCTGGCCCGTGCCCCCGGTCTTCCGCTGGCTCAAGGAGCAGGGGGGGCTGGACTGGCCGACCATGCTCCAGACCTTCAACTGCGGCGTGGGCTACATGCTCATCGTGGGCAAGGACGTGGAGGAGGACGTGCGCAACAGGCTCAAGGGCATGGACCTGGAGGCTTACGTCATCGGCGAGATCGTCAAGGCCAAGTCCGGCCAGGAACAGGTGGTCGTCAGCTTCCCCGCCGAAAGCTACTGA